The proteins below come from a single Drosophila busckii strain San Diego stock center, stock number 13000-0081.31 chromosome X, ASM1175060v1, whole genome shotgun sequence genomic window:
- the LOC108606954 gene encoding SET domain-containing protein SmydA-8 encodes MPARKHKKTKQQRQQKQQQKEQQIAKTKPQEHVEPQELQSAFRIEHSELMGRYLVANRELVAGELLISEEPLAIGPCETADPVCLGCYQPVSLAPQQYRCAGCGWPMCSAKCGGMQRPTGHTSAECAFYAEHRAQTAEQLNSKASPAEVRDLYELVLIIRIMLLQQLAPEQYKRIRQMESHTQQRRLNATLWQHYEKNVVQRLRADWQLAERWTAEELHEICGILDVNCFEIGQRGAKARTLYPSAFLLAHDCRPNTSHTDDPQSYAILLRTSRRVREQEPLTLSYAYTLQGSFKRRTFIQGGKLFWCQCQRCADPTELGTHCSDLACGKCKLGSIRATAPLEQLADWACDHCDYRLTASQVERLLDRINDDLEDIDARNVPALENFIIRYRDVLRSNHYLLLSAKYLLCQTYGRVEGYLLPQMSLEDIARKERYCREFLAIVDVLEPEMSRLRAIIMYELHAPIMVQAQLQMQSGQLTRQQFQRRIKEVMQLLRESSRILQLEPAGSAEHEMGLAAAEALREMDN; translated from the exons atgccagCGAGAAAACAT AAGAAGACCAAGCAACAGCGtcaacagaagcagcaacaaaaagagcaacaaattgccaaaacaAAACCGCAAGAG catgtGGAACCGCAGGAATTGCAGTCCGCGTTTCGCATTGAGCATTCAGAGCTGATGGGACGCTATCTGGTAGCCAATCGTGAACTTGTGGCGGGCGAGCTGCTCATTAGCGAGGAGCCGCTGGCCATAGGACCCTGCGAAACCGCAGATCCTGTATGCCTGGGCTGCTATCAGCCAGTTAGTCTGGCGCCGCAGCAATATCGCTGTGCCGGCTGTGGCTGGCCCATGTGCAGCGCCAAGTGCGGCGGCATGCAACGGCCGACCGGACACACATCAGCGGAATGTGCATTCTATGCAGAGCATCGCGCGCAGACGGCCGAGCAACTCAACAGCAAAGCGTCGCCAGCTGAGGTGCGAGATCTCTATGAGCTGGTGCTCATTATTAGAataatgctgctgcagcagctggcgccgGAGCAGTATAAGCGCATACGCCAAATGGAATCGCATACGCAGCAGCGGCGATTGAATGCAACGCTCTGGCAGCACTATGAGAAGAATGTGGTGCAACGCTTGCGTGCGGATTGGCAGCTGGCTGAGCGTTGGACAGCAGAGGAGCTGCATGAGATTTGCGGCATTTTGGATGTGAATTGCTTTGAGATTGGGCAGCGTGGCGCCAAGGCGCGTACGCTATATCCGAGCGCATTTCTGCTCGCGCACGATTGCCGACCAAATACCTCGCATACGGATGATCCCCAATCCTATGCCATATTGCTGCGTACATCGCGGCGCGTGCGCGAACAGGAGCCGCTGACGCTCAGCTATGCGTACACGCTGCAGGGCTCATTCAAGCGTCGCACATTCATCCAGGGCGGCAAGCTCTTCTGGTGTCAGTGCCAGCGCTGTGCCGATCCCACCGAACTGGGCACCCATTGCAGTGATCTGGCCTGTGGCAAATGCAAGCTGGGCAGCATACGTGCCACAGCACCGCTCGAGCAGCTGGCAGACTGGGC CTGTGATCACTGCGATTACCGTTTGACCGCCTCGCAAGTGGAGCGTCTGCTGGATCGCATCAACGATGATCTGGAGGATATTGATGCGCGCAACGTGCCCGCACTAGAAAACTTTATCATACG TTATCGCGATGTGCTGCGTTCCAATcattatttgctgcttagcGCCAAATACTTGCTGTGCCAAACCTATGGCCGAGTTGAGGGCTATCTACTGCCTCAAATGTCGCTGGAGGATATCGCACGCAAGGAGCGCTATTGTCGTGAATTTCTAGCCATTGTCGATGTACTCGAGCCGGAAATGTCGCGTCTGCGTG ccaTCATCATGTACGAGCTGCATGCACCGATTATGGTGCAGGCCCAACTGCAGATGCAGAGCGGTCAGCTCACACGTCAGCAGTTCCAGCGACGCATCAAGGAGgtgatgcagctgctgcgggaGAGCTCACGCATATTGCAGCTGGAGCCAGCGGGTTCCGCTGAGCATGAAATGGGACTTGCGGCCGCTGAAGCGCTACGCGAAATGGACAATtag